TCAACCTATAACTGGAGGATTAGACATGGTAAACAAAAATTCCACCCCCGACCTCCGCCACGCCCTCGCCCGAGTCCACCCGCCTCCCAACGCCCGCCTCTCCTGCATCTGGGCGGCAGAGTCCCAGCCCGACGGGTGGGAGGACGTACCGCCCGGCGTGCGGGCGTGGTGGCTCTCCCTGGCCCAGGAGTTGCTGAGCGGACCAGGCTGGGGGCGCGTAGTGCTGGTGCAGGACGTGGGACGGCGGTGGTTCCGAATGCGGTACGACGTGCGGGAGGCGACGCCTGAGCGGGTGCTGGCAGCGGTGGAGGAGCAACACGGGGCACCTTCCTCCAGCGGGTCATTCACGCTGGCGTGGGGTGCGGCTGTCGAGCGCGGGCGCGTGAGCTGCCGGGGCGCGGCGTTCAGTGTGGGCGATCAGTTGGGAGTGTGCCTGTACGCGGTGCCCACCGATCTAGAGCGGCTGGGAGCATGGGTGCCCGACGGATGGTCATAGAAGTTGATGGTGAAGGAGGGCAAAGCAGCCTCAACCTTCTCTCCCCTATCCTTCCTATCCTCCCTCCATGACGCCCCCACCCCGTTCCGCCATCCGCCCTGGCCTCACCGTCGATATCGTGCAGAAGCAGGACCAGCCCACCGGCAAGCTCACGCGCGGCGTGGTCGCGCAACTGCTCACGCGCTCGCCCACGCATCCGCACGGCATCAAGGTGCGGCTGACGAGTGGGCAGGTGGGGCGGGTGCAGGCGGTCGTGGGCCAAGACGCGGCGGGCTGAAAGCTTCTCAGGGGTGAGGTGTGCGCCGCCCCCACCCCAGGCTCAGGCCCAGACCGCTCAGGAAGCCCCCGGCGAGCGTGAGGCCAGTCATCAGCAGGATACTGTTGGTGGGGCTGGGGGAGTCCTTGCTGCGGTTGGCGTTGGCGACGGCGTGGAGCTGGTTGATGTCGATCACGTTCTTGACCAGCAAAAAGGCCGCGATCAGGACGATCACGACACCCAGAAGCAGCGCGGCCCGCGAGAGGACTTGCATGGATCCAGCATACGGGCGGGCCGGGAGGGGGAGTTTTCCCGTTCGTTAGGACAGGGTGGGTCAGGCGGGCGTGTCGGCCCAGGCCTCCAGCAGCGCCACCACCTCCGCCGGGCTGGCAATCCGGTACTCCGCCGCCGTCGCCCCCTCCCCGACCTTGACCGTCACGCCTCCCTGCCCCCGCAACGCCACGAAGCCCTCCTCGTCGGTCACGTCGTCGCCGAGGAAGACGGGGAGGTGCAGGGGAAAGGTCAGGGCGAGTTGCTGCGCCGCGCGGCCCTTCCCGAACCCGGCGGGCCGGAACTCGCGGATCTTCTTTCCGGCGATCACCTCCCACCCCTCGGGCAGGGGGACGGCGGCCAGGGCGGCCTCCACGTTCGCCTGCTGCGCTTCGGGCACCGCGCGGTAGTGGACGGCGAGGGTCCAGCGCTTGTCCTCCAGCCATAGGCCGGGCACGTCGGGAAGCTGCGCGGCAATGAAGCGCAGGGCCTCCTCGTTAGGGGGTCTGATCTCCTCGCCGGGCCATTCCATGCCGTGCAGGCCGATCACGGGCAGGTCGGGGAGGTTCAGGAAGGCGTGAACTTGTTCCGCGCGGCGGCCCGTCACGATGGCCGCATGGTGGGCGGGATGGGCGGTCAGGCGCCGCAGGGCCTCGCGGGCGCCGGGTTGTGGGAAGGCGTCTTCGGGACGATGGACGATGGGTGCGAGGGTACCGTCGTAGTCGCAGATGACCAGCAGGGGACGGTCCCCCAGCGTGTGCAGTTCGGGCGGGAGCGTCATGTCGCCGCCAGTTCCTGAATGAAGCCTTCCGCCCAGGCGTGCAGGTCGCTCTGCTTCAGGCGCTCGCGCAGGCGTTGCAATCGGGCCTTTTTCTCATCGAGGGGCATCTGGAGGGCTTCGAGCAAGGTCCCCGCCAGCCCGTCCACGTTGTAGGGGTTCACCTGGAGGGCTTCGGGCATCTCGTCGGCGGCCCCGGCGAAGCGCGAGAGGATCAGCACGCCGTCACGCGAGGAGGCCGCGAACTCCTTGGCGACCAGGTTCAGCCCGTCGCGCAGGGGCGTCACCAGCATCACGTCGGCGGCGCGGTAGTGGGCGACCAGTTCCTCGCGGGACACGCCGCGGTAGATGTACTGGACGGGGGACCAGCCGTCACGGGTGTGCTTGCCGTTGATGCGCCCCACCAGGCCCTCCACCTGTGCACGCAGTTGCCGGTAGGACTCCACCCGCTCGCGGCTGGGAACGGCGATCTGGAGGAGCGTCACGCGCCCCCGCGCCTCGGGATGCCGGTCCAGAAAGGCGTCGAAGGCTTCCAGGCGCTCGGGAATGCCCTTGGTGTAGTCGAGGCGGTCCACACCCAGCAGAATCTGGGTCTGCAAGGTTCGCCGGATGCGGTCGGCCTCCTCTTCCACCTCGGGGCTGGTGGCCAGCTCCTCGAACGTCTCCACCTCGATGCCGATAGGCCGGGCCACCATGCGCGAGATGTGGTCTTGCCAGCGCACCGTGTCGCCCTCCGTCTCCGCACCCAGCACCCGCTCGCAGGCGATCTGGAAGTAGCGCACGTAATCTTGGGTGTGCATCCCGATCAGGTCCGCACCCAGCAGGCCATCCAGAAGTTCGCGGTCCCAGGGCAGGGTGCG
The window above is part of the Deinococcus metallilatus genome. Proteins encoded here:
- the otsB gene encoding trehalose-phosphatase, yielding MTLPPELHTLGDRPLLVICDYDGTLAPIVHRPEDAFPQPGAREALRRLTAHPAHHAAIVTGRRAEQVHAFLNLPDLPVIGLHGMEWPGEEIRPPNEEALRFIAAQLPDVPGLWLEDKRWTLAVHYRAVPEAQQANVEAALAAVPLPEGWEVIAGKKIREFRPAGFGKGRAAQQLALTFPLHLPVFLGDDVTDEEGFVALRGQGGVTVKVGEGATAAEYRIASPAEVVALLEAWADTPA
- a CDS encoding YwbE family protein, with the protein product MTPPPRSAIRPGLTVDIVQKQDQPTGKLTRGVVAQLLTRSPTHPHGIKVRLTSGQVGRVQAVVGQDAAG
- a CDS encoding alpha,alpha-trehalose-phosphate synthase (UDP-forming); its protein translation is MGLIIISNREPYAPKRGEDGELRWVPSIGGLTAALDPALQHAGGTWIAWGEELPEISEVDLPQDAPRYRLKRLRLSEAEVRDFYYGFSNRALWPMSHYFIGRTKYQTATWRAYVNVNRRFAKAAVESYREGDLIWVHDYQLALVPRMIREALPHARIGFFWHIPWPSAEVFRTLPWDRELLDGLLGADLIGMHTQDYVRYFQIACERVLGAETEGDTVRWQDHISRMVARPIGIEVETFEELATSPEVEEEADRIRRTLQTQILLGVDRLDYTKGIPERLEAFDAFLDRHPEARGRVTLLQIAVPSRERVESYRQLRAQVEGLVGRINGKHTRDGWSPVQYIYRGVSREELVAHYRAADVMLVTPLRDGLNLVAKEFAASSRDGVLILSRFAGAADEMPEALQVNPYNVDGLAGTLLEALQMPLDEKKARLQRLRERLKQSDLHAWAEGFIQELAAT